One segment of Castanea sativa cultivar Marrone di Chiusa Pesio chromosome 3, ASM4071231v1 DNA contains the following:
- the LOC142627833 gene encoding uncharacterized protein LOC142627833, which produces MQKTARVGVVIRDSNGLIVAALSKKFHSHLGVLEVEAKAFEAGLNFAMDVGISDFTVEGDSLMVYNSLTGHLDPPSSVAHVISGILGKYGACSRIDFSHIRRQGNKSAHLLAKYALDTDDYMT; this is translated from the coding sequence ATGCAAAAGACAGCAAGAGTAGGGGTGGTGATTCGAGACTCCAATGGACTGATTGTAGCAGCTCTAAGTAAGAAATTTCACTCACATTTAGGGGTGCTGGAGGTTGAGGCTAAGGCTTTTGAAGCTGGACTCAATTTTGCAATGGACGTTGGGATATCTGATTTTACTGTTGAAGGGGACTCCTTGATGGTATATAATTCTTTGACTGGTCATCTTGATCCTCCTTCATCTGTGGCACACGTTATATCAGGTATACTTGGGAAGTACGGGGCTTGCTCACGGATTGATTTTTCACATATTAGAAGACAAGGCAATAAATCAGCTCATTTGTTAGCGAAATATGCGTTAGATACAGACGACTAtatgacctag